A window of the Apostichopus japonicus isolate 1M-3 chromosome 8, ASM3797524v1, whole genome shotgun sequence genome harbors these coding sequences:
- the LOC139971123 gene encoding LOW QUALITY PROTEIN: nuclear exosome regulator NRDE2-like (The sequence of the model RefSeq protein was modified relative to this genomic sequence to represent the inferred CDS: inserted 1 base in 1 codon): MSLFPSANAILDDERGPEEPISEENQLHWLNNDSYQDPRGNGRYQNKHVKHEEELPEQVQFVKLHKLSYQKYTDSSRNQDLIKSESRKESKQKKHHKSNERDGKLHRDDRGKKSRSSSKNKSRHRHKHRSRSRSSSRSRSRSRSREKYQKFTHRPSSIWLDDRTDMTGDLFYLDPKPDCNNLCFDTLDYKDAAFYKPLGRKCLGGADLSDRIFWRDKTKGKAKIKQSRKGRYFSHFASVASNDKTITMSEVLKKNDDSTKRVSGFVDKMEDESEEPDPFILIEEKSKSNSSGSSEVDPLGLYDASTRQYLGISGESVNGDQLSSSTMETYVRNPITERVAYFNKCLSENPQDIAKWKEFVNFQDELVKSNVFNPLSVKHGNLKNESLLLTQRKLSILEKALEKNPGCLELQLEQVEICRDVWESTKVSELWTKMLKDHHGNKDLWRHYLLYCQSLYSSISVSSISSIYGDCVQSLLERVSDKEESKVTETDIFDIFIQLCHFWHQAGHTEKTIAAFQAMIELNFFCPENLEQSTALSAQLAFLETFWDSDEPKFGESEAKGWNHWMNMKEKGGWQQTATSSTAAVNEEDDRTLDPSLSKVEAWMMEESARGCDHMLPWRPDPGQTTDDCDDPDRLVLFDDISKVLFKLTGKNAKFQLVLGLLELLGIQNEAMLTTNSSHAHKFLHTVIQSAHQLLHAKFAISMDGEDFNRECVVSSWHSTWVKSCPGILRICEVTKGDKTTNEIKSKSVDTTTESKRSSEFVDYVIDQIIPKISDDRQSVLRLMQLSFHLTNVTLSDEPKARKKQIKSVQKRAKRTLSLEGNRDNLALWEAYALWEWSVGNTKESQRIFETALSFAGVPKSDSEIYSYTRLVHTVASLKLHDVFAKRECELGYRSREKGQVATEKLKTEAINLLTTLGEGVKFVPLSQYHESAVASGRILKARKRFVELLDECKMEYSPIVGPAPAKDGEDLVTPSGSYMYHLSSCYALFQYLTVSSQAARVVFQDVLSFLDKVPTNSNPNEISVLSSQKELDSELVTVAEIQLXSFHTGVSPVPLTDLRSGLQKALSKYPSNAALLEVFLQTERKCHVMGRLRRYFHHLIENTQSPVPIFFAILSELRRQESIQEATNDRSMTSTIPEGNFVLAETGISHQIRSLFERAVRSRYTRHCILFWRMYIQFEVSQGNMKNAKSIFYRALQNCPWSKALYMDIIRNFPEEIEETIDLLMEKELRVRVPLEEIELLMNARDGE; encoded by the exons ATGAGCCTTTTCCCAAGTGCAAACGCTATCTTGGACGATGAAAGAGGTCCGGAAGAACCGATATCAGAAG AGAACCAACTTCACTGGCTCAATAATGATAGTTACCAAGATCCCAGAGGTAATGGAAGATACcaaaacaaacatgttaaaCATGAGGAAGAGTTACCAGAGCAAGTGCAATTTGTAAAACTGCACAAACTAAGTTATCAGAAATATACGGACAGCTCTAGAAATCAAGATTTGATCAAAAGTGAGAGTAGAAAGGAGAGCAAACAGAAAAAGCACCACAAGAGCAATGAAAGAGATGGAAAACTTCATCGAGATGACAGAGGAAAGAAATCTAGGAGCAGCAGCAAGAATAAGAGCAGACATAGGCACAAACACAGAAGCAGGAGTAGAAGCAGTAGTAGAAGCAGGAGTAGAAGCAGGAGCAGAGAGAAATACCAAAAGTTTACACACAG ACCTTCATCTATTTGGTTGGATGATCGTACAGATATGACAGGTGATCTGTTTTACCTTGATCCTAAACCAGACTGCAACAACCTCTGTTTTGATACCCTTGACTATAAAGATGCCGCCTTCTACAAACCCCTGGGAAGAAAGTGTCTGGGTGGTGCAGACCTGAGTgacagaatattttggagagacAAGACTAAGGGCAAAGCCAAGATCAAACAATCAAGGAAAGGGAGATATTTCAGTCACTTTGCTTCTGTTGCATCCAATGATAAAACTATTACAATGTCGGAAGTCTTGAAAAAGAACGACGATAGCACGAAAAGGGTCTCTGGGTTTGTAGACAAAATGGAGGATGAATCTGAAGAACCAGATCCTTTCATTCTAATCGAAGAGAAAAGCAAATCAAATTCTTCTGGTTCGTCAGAGGTGGATCCTCTTGGACTGTATGATGCATCAACCAGACAATATTTGGGTATTTCTGGTGAAAGTGTTAATGGCGATCAATTGTCATCTAGTACCATGGAAACGTATGTCAGAAATCCGATAACAGAACGAGTAGCTTATTTCAACAAGTGCTTGAGTGAGAACCCTCAAGATATTGCTAAATGGAAAGAATTTGTAAATTTCCAAGACGAACTTGTGAAATCGAACGTTTTCAATCCTCTCTCTGTTAAACATGGTAATCTCAAGAACGAGAGCCTGCTACTCACCCAGAGAAAACTGTCTATTTTGGAGAAAGCTTTAGAGAAAAATCCTGGGTGTCTAGAGCTACAATTAGAACAGGTGGAAATTTGTCGCGATGTCTGGGAATCGACTAAAGTGTCGGAATTGTGGACAAAAATGTTAAAGgatcaccatggcaacaaagATTTATGGCGTCATTACCTCTTGTACTGCCAGTCTTTGTATTCTTCGATCAGTGTGTCGAGTATCTCATCTATTTACGGAGACTGCGTGCAGAGTCTTCTGGAACGTGTCAGCGATAAAGAGGAATCTAAAGTTACAGAGACAGATATTTTTG ACATATTTATTCAGCTCTGTCACTTCTGGCATCAAGCTGGCCACACTGAGAAAACCATTGCAGCCTTCCAGGCCATGATTGAACTCAACTTCTTTTGTCCAGAAAATTTGGAACAATCTACTGCTTTATCAGCTCAG TTAGCATTCTTAGAGACATTCTGGGATTCTGATGAACCAAAGTTTGGGGAGTCTGAGGCCAAAGGATGGAATCATTGGATGAACATGAAAGAGAAGGGAGGTTGGCAGCAAACAGCAACAAGCAGCA CTGCAGCTGTTAATGAAGAAGATGACAGAACACTCGATCCTTCTCTGTCTAAAGTTGAGGCATGGATGATGGAGGAATCTGCTAGAGGATGTGATCATATGTTGCCATGGCGACCTGATCCAGGTCAGACTACAGATGATTGTGATGATCCAGATAGGTTGGTCCTTTTTGATGACATCAGCAAAGTGCTCTTCAAGCTGACTGGCAAAAATGCAAAGTTTCAACTCGTTCTTGGGTTGTTGGAGTTACTCGGAATACAAAATGAGGCCATGCTGACCACAAACAGTTCACACGCTCACAAGTTTTTACACACTGTAATCCAATCAGCACACCAACTGCTGCACGCTAAGTTTGCCATTAGCATGGATGGAGAAGATTTTAACAGAGAATGTGTCGTTTCATCCTGGCATTCCACCTGGGTGAAGAGTTGTCCTGGTATATTGAGGATCTGTGAGGTAACGAAAGGAGACAAAACCACAAACgaaataaaaagtaaaagcGTAGACACAACAACAGAGTCCAAACGGTCGAGTGAATTTGTAGATTATGTCATAGATCAAATTATTCCCAAAATTTCTGATGATCGGCAGTCCGTACTTCGACTTATGCAGCTCAGTTTCCATCTGACAAATGTTACCTTGTCAGATGAACCAAAGGCAAGGAAGAAGCAAATAAAATCAGTCCAAAAGAGAGCCAAGAGGACATTATCACTGGAGGGTAATCGAGACAATCTAGCATTGTGGGAAGCCTATGCATTGTGGGAATGGAGTGTGGGAAATACCAAGGAATCTCAGAGGATATTTGAGACAGCTCTCTCCTTTGCCGGTGTTCCAAAAAGTGACTCAGAGATTTATAGTTACACAAGACTGGTGCATACGGTGGCATCTCTGAAACTTCATGATGTTTTTGCCAAAAGGGAATGTGAACTTGGCTATCGTTCTAGAGAAAAGGGGCAAGTGGCCACAGAGAAACTAAAGACAGAAGCAATCAATTTACTAACAACTCTTGGTGAGGGTGTCAAGTTTGTTCCTTTGTCTCAGTATCACGAAAGCGCTGTTGCCTCTGGAAGAATCCTCAAAGCTAGAAAGCGATTCGTTGAACTCTTGGACGAATGTAAGATGGAGTATTCGCCGATAGTTGGTCCTGCCCCTGCAAAGGATGGGGAGGACCTGGTCACTCCTTCCGGTAGCTATATGTACCACCTTAGCAGTTGCTATGCCCTCTTCCAGTACCTCACGGTGAGCTCTCAAGCAGCCAGGGTCGTCTTTCAAGATGTTCTCTCCTTTCTAGATAAAGTACCGACAAATTCAAACCCAAATGAAATATCTGTCCTTTCCTCTCAGAAGGAATTGGACAGTGAGCTTGTAACAGTAGCAGAGATTCAGT CTTCATTCCACACTGGTGTCAGTCCGGTGCCATTAACGGACCTACGGAGTGGTCTGCAGAAGGCCCTCTCTAAGTATCCATCAAACGCAGCCCTTCTAGAGGTCTTCCTCCAGACGGAGAGAAAGTGCCATGTAATGGGGAGGCTCAGGAGATACTTTCATCACCTGATCGAAAACACCCAAAGTCCTGTGCCGATCTTTTTTGCAATACTTAGTGAACTTAGGAGACAGGAGTCAATACAAGAAGCAACCAACGACAGGTCGATGACCTCTACCATACCAG